A window of Streptomyces armeniacus contains these coding sequences:
- a CDS encoding beta-ketoacyl synthase N-terminal-like domain-containing protein, whose product MTYVPHGGDVVVTGIGALTSAGVGHEALRRRADAPRGAAAREAEARVPPAPPGQPEAAPVRLAALAPYDPAEHLPTAKGVRTLSAESRAFAVAAADACRHAGLPGTWDRDPAVGVAAGTTSAGLEDYAALFATRLARGVGRVNPAQGPQTGLNAPASAVSILTGAAGPNLTVATGRAAALDALAGAARAIRTGDAGVMLAGGVQLLGHAELTARRRAADDAVLVPGEAAVPGEAAVVLVLESGAAARARGARVLARLLGAGSAFGPPESGPGERATRAALAEAGLDGPSPTANGAPANGTQANGLPAPARPVPDASAVADAFGDCTGAAGAVQAALAVLGLTPPATAPATAPATALALVCATDPDGPAAALVFGTSRDGGTPS is encoded by the coding sequence ATGACGTACGTCCCGCACGGCGGCGACGTCGTGGTGACCGGAATCGGGGCGCTCACCTCGGCGGGCGTCGGGCACGAGGCACTGCGGCGGCGCGCGGACGCGCCCCGCGGCGCCGCTGCACGGGAAGCGGAGGCGCGGGTCCCGCCCGCGCCGCCGGGACAGCCGGAGGCGGCGCCCGTACGGCTGGCGGCGCTCGCCCCGTACGACCCGGCCGAACACCTCCCCACGGCCAAGGGAGTCCGCACGCTGAGCGCGGAGAGCCGGGCGTTCGCCGTCGCGGCGGCGGACGCCTGCCGGCACGCGGGCCTGCCCGGCACCTGGGACCGGGACCCCGCGGTCGGGGTCGCGGCGGGCACGACCAGCGCCGGACTGGAGGACTACGCCGCGCTGTTCGCGACCCGGCTGGCGCGCGGCGTCGGCCGCGTCAACCCCGCGCAGGGCCCGCAGACCGGGCTGAACGCGCCTGCCTCCGCCGTCTCCATCCTCACCGGTGCGGCGGGCCCGAACCTCACCGTGGCCACGGGCCGCGCCGCCGCCCTCGACGCGCTGGCCGGGGCCGCCCGCGCGATCCGTACGGGGGACGCCGGCGTCATGCTCGCGGGCGGCGTCCAGCTCCTCGGCCACGCCGAACTCACCGCCCGCCGCCGGGCCGCCGACGACGCGGTGCTCGTGCCGGGGGAGGCGGCGGTGCCGGGGGAGGCGGCGGTCGTCCTCGTGCTGGAGTCCGGCGCCGCCGCGCGCGCCCGGGGCGCGCGCGTGCTGGCCCGGCTCCTGGGCGCGGGCTCGGCGTTCGGGCCGCCGGAGAGCGGGCCGGGGGAGCGCGCCACCCGGGCGGCCCTCGCCGAGGCGGGCCTCGACGGGCCCTCGCCCACCGCGAACGGCGCCCCGGCGAACGGCACCCAGGCCAACGGCCTCCCGGCGCCCGCCCGTCCCGTACCGGACGCGTCCGCCGTGGCGGACGCCTTCGGCGACTGCACCGGGGCCGCCGGCGCCGTGCAGGCGGCCCTCGCCGTACTCGGCCTCACGCCCCCCGCCACGGCCCCTGCTACGGCCCCTGCCACGGCCCTCGCCCTGGTGTGCGCCACCGACCCGGACGGCCCCGCCGCCGCACTCGTCTTCGGCACGTCCCGCGATGGAGGTACCCCGTCATGA
- a CDS encoding UbiA family prenyltransferase gives MTRTDALLRATSVRFTALYFLPYYTALVAEGRARWEWVALGAVYWFAHGLGTESLNRLADRAEDEINRPERTELCRRAGFPLLRRAAFAGWAAVLLLDAVLLVLHPDPWLALFLFLAGFSGVNYSYGLRLSRNRYLAPLLLTFHFGGTFVIGTVLAQERWNADVLRDFAGYGLPFFAVGMVTLLALGGAKDLTDLAGDASIGYRSVWIDLLRRHGSRLAGAMVGSTYVLVTVFVLAGAFPRRFLLWLLLIPVAAALSRCLWRASTPVERHATREFFYQYWVLSLSVAALLYAPHWATLGGVAAGAAFWALTTQRLHWSGGISAATVRTVIALASGSRPAAAGAEPQQHGREPLTPYSTEREERAG, from the coding sequence TTGACCAGAACCGACGCGCTGCTGCGGGCCACCAGCGTCCGCTTCACCGCCCTGTACTTCCTGCCGTACTACACCGCTCTCGTCGCCGAGGGACGGGCCCGCTGGGAGTGGGTCGCGCTCGGGGCCGTCTACTGGTTCGCGCACGGTCTGGGCACGGAGTCGCTCAACCGGCTCGCCGACCGCGCCGAGGACGAGATCAACCGGCCCGAACGCACCGAGCTGTGCCGCCGGGCCGGCTTTCCGTTGCTGCGCCGCGCGGCGTTCGCCGGGTGGGCCGCCGTGCTGCTGCTGGACGCGGTGCTGCTCGTGCTGCATCCGGACCCGTGGCTGGCGCTGTTCCTCTTCCTCGCCGGGTTCAGCGGCGTCAACTACTCCTACGGGCTGCGGCTTTCCCGTAACCGCTACCTCGCGCCGCTGCTGCTGACCTTCCACTTCGGCGGCACGTTCGTCATCGGCACGGTGCTCGCGCAGGAGCGGTGGAACGCCGACGTGCTGCGGGACTTCGCCGGCTACGGGCTGCCGTTCTTCGCCGTCGGCATGGTGACGCTGCTGGCGCTCGGCGGCGCCAAGGACCTCACCGACCTGGCGGGTGACGCCAGCATCGGCTACCGCAGCGTGTGGATCGACCTGCTGCGCCGGCACGGCAGCCGGCTCGCGGGCGCGATGGTCGGCTCGACATACGTCCTCGTCACGGTGTTCGTGCTCGCCGGCGCCTTCCCCCGGCGGTTCCTGCTGTGGCTGCTGCTGATCCCGGTCGCGGCGGCCCTGAGCCGCTGCCTGTGGCGGGCGTCCACCCCCGTGGAACGGCACGCGACGCGCGAGTTCTTCTACCAGTACTGGGTGCTGTCCCTGTCCGTCGCCGCGCTGCTGTACGCGCCGCACTGGGCGACGCTCGGCGGGGTCGCGGCCGGTGCCGCCTTCTGGGCGCTCACCACGCAGCGCCTCCACTGGTCCGGCGGGATCAGCGCCGCGACCGTACGGACCGTCATCGCGCTCGCCTCCGGCAGCCGGCCGGCGGCAGCGGGGGCGGAGCCGCAGCAGCACGGCCGGGAGCCCCTGACGCCGTACTCAACGGAACGAGAGGAGAGGGCCGGATGA
- a CDS encoding XRE family transcriptional regulator yields MQREDLRNLLTDSRARIDPADYGLTRPSDPRGRHAKGLTQFQMDWLIKCRPGTYGRFECGRLKSPSNAFLQRVAEILKFTAHEWLSLWVYATGSRPPYPLDPTAGDDVPAVWKQIVHELDSMAYVNGAGWELLAHNEAFTAMFPSGAPPRNTLRWMLLDDEARDEVLIDWERRWAPLVISQLRAAHAANPDHPTLAQLVTEVRQDPRAGPVYRGDPMAYAHPDGDARPLHHARLGPGTVRIGAAEPLRSPGARLMIIQFTPDAPTAGPAAGSRPRGRSA; encoded by the coding sequence GTGCAACGCGAAGATCTGCGGAACCTTCTCACCGACAGCCGCGCACGCATCGACCCGGCCGATTACGGACTCACCCGCCCCAGCGATCCCCGCGGTCGGCATGCCAAAGGGCTGACCCAGTTCCAGATGGACTGGCTGATCAAATGCCGTCCCGGCACCTACGGCCGCTTCGAGTGCGGCCGGCTGAAGTCGCCGAGCAACGCGTTCCTGCAACGCGTCGCCGAAATCCTGAAGTTCACCGCGCACGAGTGGCTGAGCCTGTGGGTCTACGCCACCGGATCCCGGCCGCCGTACCCACTGGACCCGACGGCCGGCGACGATGTCCCGGCGGTGTGGAAGCAGATCGTCCACGAGCTCGATTCCATGGCGTACGTCAACGGCGCGGGCTGGGAACTCCTCGCGCACAACGAAGCGTTCACCGCCATGTTCCCCTCCGGGGCGCCGCCGCGGAACACGTTGCGGTGGATGCTCCTGGACGACGAGGCCCGCGACGAGGTCCTCATCGACTGGGAGCGACGCTGGGCACCACTGGTGATCTCGCAGCTGCGCGCCGCACACGCCGCGAACCCGGACCACCCCACCCTGGCCCAGCTGGTGACCGAAGTACGGCAGGACCCGAGGGCCGGCCCCGTCTACCGCGGCGACCCCATGGCGTACGCCCACCCGGACGGCGACGCCCGGCCGCTCCACCACGCCCGGCTGGGCCCCGGCACGGTACGCATCGGCGCGGCCGAGCCGCTGCGGTCACCCGGCGCCCGCCTCATGATCATCCAGTTCACTCCCGACGCCCCCACGGCAGGGCCGGCGGCCGGATCCCGCCCCCGCGGCAGATCCGCTTGA
- a CDS encoding 3-oxoacyl-[acyl-carrier-protein] synthase III C-terminal domain-containing protein, translating to MTTPEIIDDISARHGAHAKLRTIQRVLGRIGVDTRRMTRPLTDRTVSGDARITDRNATAYQDALGQAVRAANGALSDSGLTPHSVDALVTSHTTSWTCPGLDVDLINEIGLRPTVTRIPLSTLGCAGGAHALVTAADHVAAHPGHTVLVVVAETLSTVYNHRDTSVESMIYKALFGDSAAATLVSGRPYGPGFTIEATWEYVLPHSTDRYKGRLDGDGLHFDSDSKAVGAVAEIMPELRRWLTETGHGTHPPQWAAVHAGGPRILTAAAEGLGLADTDLRHSWNSLREYGNLGGASVLDVLARTHTQPPADGAKGVLLAFGPGFVGAAAAGEFRTGQAGPGRDIGGRTAGTDTLGP from the coding sequence GTGACCACGCCGGAGATCATCGACGACATCTCCGCACGCCACGGCGCCCACGCCAAGCTCAGGACGATCCAGCGGGTACTCGGTCGTATCGGCGTGGACACCCGCCGTATGACGCGGCCCCTGACCGACCGGACGGTCTCCGGGGACGCCCGCATCACCGACCGCAACGCGACCGCGTACCAGGACGCCCTCGGCCAGGCGGTACGTGCCGCGAACGGCGCGCTCAGCGACAGCGGCCTGACCCCACACTCCGTCGACGCCCTGGTCACCAGCCACACCACCTCCTGGACATGCCCCGGCCTGGACGTCGACCTGATCAACGAGATCGGTCTGCGCCCCACGGTGACGCGCATCCCCCTGAGCACCCTGGGCTGCGCCGGCGGCGCCCACGCCCTGGTCACAGCCGCCGACCATGTCGCGGCGCACCCCGGCCACACCGTGCTGGTCGTGGTCGCCGAGACCCTCAGCACCGTCTACAACCACCGCGACACCAGCGTCGAATCCATGATCTACAAGGCGCTGTTCGGGGACAGCGCCGCCGCCACCCTCGTCTCCGGCCGCCCGTACGGCCCCGGCTTCACCATCGAGGCCACCTGGGAGTACGTGCTGCCCCACAGCACCGACCGGTACAAGGGCCGGCTGGACGGCGACGGTCTGCACTTCGACTCCGACAGCAAGGCCGTCGGCGCGGTCGCGGAGATCATGCCGGAACTGCGCCGATGGCTCACCGAGACCGGCCACGGCACGCACCCGCCGCAGTGGGCGGCCGTACACGCCGGCGGGCCCCGCATCCTCACGGCGGCCGCCGAAGGGCTCGGCCTCGCCGACACCGATCTCCGGCACTCCTGGAACAGCCTCCGCGAGTACGGCAACCTCGGCGGCGCCTCCGTCCTGGACGTCCTCGCACGCACCCACACCCAGCCGCCCGCCGACGGGGCGAAGGGGGTGCTCCTCGCCTTCGGACCGGGATTCGTCGGCGCCGCAGCGGCCGGTGAGTTCCGCACGGGGCAGGCCGGACCCGGCCGCGACATAGGCGGGCGGACGGCCGGAACAGACACGCTCGGCCCGTAG
- a CDS encoding beta-ketoacyl-[acyl-carrier-protein] synthase family protein: MGGTGERRRVVVTGLGIVSALGTGAGEFWSAACEGRVGTGPVTLFDTADCLTHHGGEIRDWTPPWPDDSYGHGPLTRSESFALAATRLALADGGLADPGPDAGGRLAGPYEPERVGAAFGIVVGNRPGLEPAMRAAYADTAGAETAYAEPVGAEPTGAEAGAPSRPGAPPSPLPPALPSQPYNPSRISALPAVSFRLHGPHLLLPTACAAGNEAVAQAADAIAEGRADAMLAGGSDELSEAMFLMFTSFRALSPDVVRPFDAHRAGLLLGEGAGVLLLESEEGARARGAPALAVVAGHGNVSDAYHMTAPHPEGRGAVLSMRAALRGAGLGPDGIDLVSAHGTGTPANDRAESRALAEVFGEGTRSAEPLPVTALKSLLGHAQGAAGAIAAAACVLALRDGVAPPTANVTAPDPNCLTGGLELVRDKPRHLPLRAAMNNAFGFGGNNCCVVFTRADAGAGEGT, translated from the coding sequence TTGGGCGGTACGGGGGAGCGGCGGCGGGTCGTCGTCACCGGCCTCGGGATCGTCTCCGCGCTCGGCACCGGCGCCGGGGAGTTCTGGAGCGCGGCGTGCGAGGGGCGCGTGGGCACCGGACCCGTCACCCTCTTCGACACCGCCGACTGCCTCACGCACCACGGCGGCGAGATCCGCGACTGGACGCCGCCCTGGCCCGACGACTCGTACGGGCACGGTCCGCTGACCCGCAGCGAGTCCTTCGCGCTGGCCGCCACCCGGCTGGCGCTCGCCGACGGCGGCCTCGCGGACCCCGGCCCGGACGCCGGCGGCCGCCTGGCGGGGCCGTACGAACCGGAGCGCGTGGGCGCGGCGTTCGGCATCGTCGTCGGGAACCGGCCCGGCCTGGAACCGGCGATGCGGGCGGCGTACGCGGATACGGCGGGGGCGGAGACGGCGTACGCGGAGCCGGTGGGGGCGGAGCCGACCGGGGCGGAGGCCGGCGCCCCGTCACGGCCGGGCGCGCCGCCGTCACCGCTGCCGCCCGCCCTGCCGTCCCAGCCGTACAACCCGTCCCGGATCAGCGCACTGCCCGCCGTCTCCTTCCGGCTCCACGGCCCGCACCTGCTGCTGCCCACCGCCTGCGCCGCGGGCAACGAGGCCGTCGCGCAGGCCGCCGACGCCATCGCGGAGGGGCGCGCCGACGCGATGCTCGCGGGCGGCAGCGACGAGCTGTCCGAGGCGATGTTCCTGATGTTCACGAGCTTCCGCGCGCTCTCGCCCGACGTCGTACGGCCCTTCGACGCGCACCGCGCCGGACTGCTGCTCGGCGAGGGCGCGGGAGTGCTGCTGCTGGAGTCCGAGGAGGGCGCCCGCGCGCGCGGCGCGCCCGCGCTCGCCGTCGTCGCCGGGCACGGCAACGTCTCCGACGCGTACCACATGACGGCCCCTCACCCTGAGGGCCGGGGCGCGGTGCTGTCCATGCGGGCCGCGCTGCGCGGCGCCGGGCTCGGCCCCGACGGCATCGACCTCGTCAGCGCCCACGGGACCGGCACCCCCGCCAACGACCGGGCGGAGTCCCGGGCCCTCGCCGAGGTCTTCGGAGAGGGGACGCGGAGCGCGGAGCCGCTGCCGGTGACCGCGCTCAAGTCGCTGCTCGGGCACGCCCAGGGCGCGGCCGGGGCGATCGCCGCCGCCGCGTGCGTCCTCGCGTTGCGCGACGGCGTCGCGCCGCCGACCGCCAACGTGACGGCCCCGGACCCCAACTGCCTCACCGGCGGACTGGAGCTGGTCCGCGACAAACCGCGGCACCTGCCGCTGCGCGCCGCCATGAACAACGCGTTCGGCTTCGGCGGCAACAACTGCTGCGTGGTCTTCACCCGGGCGGACGCCGGAGCGGGGGAGGGGACATGA
- a CDS encoding acyl carrier protein, whose protein sequence is MTTPGSESEIREIVREHALRIFELKPEALGDETDFREAGGDSLQHLELVAALRDRLGVEYTVSDETEMHSVSATVKITLRALGV, encoded by the coding sequence ATGACGACACCGGGGTCCGAAAGCGAGATCCGCGAGATCGTACGCGAACACGCCCTGCGGATCTTCGAGTTGAAGCCCGAGGCGCTGGGCGACGAGACCGACTTCCGGGAGGCGGGGGGCGACTCGCTGCAGCACCTCGAACTCGTCGCCGCGCTCCGCGACCGGCTCGGCGTCGAGTACACGGTCTCCGACGAGACGGAGATGCACTCGGTCAGCGCCACCGTGAAGATCACGCTGCGGGCTCTGGGGGTGTGA
- a CDS encoding ROK family transcriptional regulator → MAWTPLAGAARSVALEVLLDGPLPRSEIARRLQLSPGSLTRLTKPLLESGLLVEMSGEHDPVTGRPTRPLDLRQGTHHFLGVKLTADAAYGVVTSMRAEVLAEDRRPLPDTEPATVIVAVAELAAALQQDVPAATAAGVSLGGQVRDHTVVSSARYLGWNDVDLGTPLAEALGCRVVVDNDLLSLTRAEQWFGAARTCDHFALLTIGEGIGYGLVTHGRVQTGPDAEVGLLGHHPLNPLGPLCPEGHQGCAEAMLTIAAIRHRTSLGLGRDVSYDACLELAEQGNPVARRVVTEAAAALGRLAAAVGNITMAEKIILSGDGIRLAQVARTALDDAIRQDRNPYARPLDITVQRTGFTEWARGAAATAIQSFVLDA, encoded by the coding sequence TTGGCCTGGACGCCCCTGGCCGGCGCAGCCCGCAGCGTTGCCCTCGAGGTGCTGCTCGACGGGCCGCTGCCCCGCAGCGAGATCGCGCGCAGGCTGCAGCTGTCACCGGGCAGTCTGACCCGGCTGACCAAACCACTGCTCGAGTCGGGACTGCTCGTCGAGATGTCCGGCGAGCACGACCCGGTCACGGGCCGCCCCACCAGGCCGCTCGATCTGCGGCAGGGGACCCACCACTTCCTCGGCGTCAAGCTCACCGCGGACGCCGCGTACGGCGTGGTCACCTCGATGCGCGCCGAGGTGCTGGCCGAGGACCGCAGGCCGCTGCCGGACACCGAACCGGCCACCGTCATCGTGGCCGTCGCCGAACTGGCCGCCGCACTGCAGCAGGACGTCCCGGCGGCCACCGCGGCGGGCGTCAGTCTGGGCGGCCAGGTCCGGGACCACACCGTCGTGAGCAGCGCGCGCTACCTCGGCTGGAACGACGTGGACCTGGGCACCCCCCTGGCCGAGGCGCTGGGCTGCAGGGTCGTCGTCGACAACGACCTGCTCTCCCTCACGCGCGCCGAGCAGTGGTTCGGCGCCGCCAGGACGTGCGACCACTTCGCGCTGCTGACGATCGGCGAGGGCATCGGATACGGCCTGGTGACGCACGGCCGCGTGCAGACAGGACCCGATGCCGAAGTGGGGCTCCTCGGGCACCATCCCCTCAACCCGCTCGGGCCGCTCTGCCCGGAGGGGCACCAGGGGTGCGCCGAGGCCATGCTCACCATCGCCGCGATCCGGCACCGTACGAGCCTCGGCCTGGGACGGGACGTCAGCTACGACGCCTGCCTGGAGCTCGCGGAGCAGGGGAATCCGGTCGCCCGCCGGGTGGTCACGGAGGCAGCGGCCGCACTGGGCCGGCTGGCGGCGGCCGTCGGGAACATCACCATGGCCGAGAAGATCATCCTCAGCGGGGACGGCATCCGGCTGGCGCAGGTCGCCCGTACGGCACTCGACGACGCGATCCGCCAGGACCGCAACCCGTACGCACGCCCCCTCGACATCACCGTCCAGCGCACCGGCTTCACCGAGTGGGCACGCGGCGCCGCCGCCACCGCGATTCAGAGCTTCGTGCTCGACGCGTGA
- a CDS encoding polyprenyl synthetase family protein, with amino-acid sequence MTGQDLSTELKADLVGVEEIIRESIQSEMSLLHEASRHLMDAGGKRHRPMLTLLAARFGNPAEPDVLRSAAACELVHAAALCHDDVLDGATLRRGRPSVNARWNDAVAMLTGDFLFAQAFLLLARLPTLEARLEVNTFVRLVTGQIREMAGPADDEDPTDYYATMVSEKTASLLTACLRLGALASGADEGSVRALERYGEAFGLAFQISDDLLDLFGEEEKSGKRPGTDLLKGAPTLPLLYALSSPGKDSDRLRDLLGTAAPEGRRTQLTDEECAEAIGLLRHHPAVGRARERLDAYVEEARAALGPLPDGSAKDTLDLLCAGVAHRAS; translated from the coding sequence TTGACCGGGCAGGATCTCTCCACCGAGCTCAAGGCGGACCTGGTCGGTGTCGAGGAGATCATCCGCGAATCGATACAGAGTGAGATGTCCCTGCTCCACGAGGCATCCCGGCATCTGATGGACGCGGGCGGCAAGCGGCACCGCCCGATGCTCACCCTGCTCGCCGCCCGGTTCGGGAATCCGGCCGAACCCGATGTCCTGCGCAGCGCCGCCGCCTGCGAGTTGGTGCACGCCGCCGCGCTCTGCCACGACGACGTGCTCGACGGCGCCACGCTCCGGCGCGGCCGTCCCAGCGTCAACGCGCGCTGGAACGACGCGGTCGCCATGCTCACCGGAGATTTCCTGTTCGCCCAGGCCTTTCTGCTGCTGGCCCGGCTGCCGACGCTGGAGGCGCGGCTGGAGGTCAACACCTTCGTACGGCTCGTCACCGGCCAGATCCGGGAAATGGCCGGTCCCGCCGACGACGAGGACCCGACCGACTACTACGCCACCATGGTCTCCGAGAAGACCGCCTCGCTGCTGACCGCCTGCCTGCGGCTCGGCGCGCTGGCGTCGGGGGCGGACGAGGGGTCCGTACGGGCGCTGGAGCGGTACGGCGAGGCGTTCGGCCTGGCCTTCCAGATCTCCGACGACCTGCTCGACCTGTTCGGGGAGGAGGAGAAATCCGGCAAGCGGCCGGGCACCGATCTGCTGAAGGGCGCCCCCACGCTGCCGCTGCTGTACGCGCTGAGCAGCCCCGGCAAGGACAGCGACCGGCTGCGGGACCTCCTCGGCACCGCCGCCCCCGAGGGCCGCCGCACGCAGCTCACCGACGAGGAGTGCGCCGAGGCCATCGGCCTGCTGCGGCACCATCCCGCCGTGGGACGGGCCCGCGAGCGGCTCGACGCGTACGTCGAGGAGGCACGCGCCGCTCTCGGGCCGCTACCGGACGGGTCCGCGAAGGACACCCTCGACCTGCTGTGCGCGGGTGTCGCGCACCGCGCCAGCTGA
- a CDS encoding class I SAM-dependent methyltransferase, producing MSTGQDGQKEPEAERWLTDTRASYDADAADYADEVRNLLAELPAEQDVMALFAERVRAYGGGLVADVGCGPGRITAHLRDLGVDAFGIDLSPRMIEIARREHPGVRFEVGSMTRLGLADGSLAALIAWYSIIHVPDDAIGAVLAGFRRVLRPGGLLLLGFHVGDSSPPEPREDGESWPESYVRRRHPSQVAAWLDESGFTVETHPTLTSAADRLGGVLLARRQVY from the coding sequence GTGAGCACCGGGCAGGACGGGCAGAAAGAGCCAGAGGCCGAGCGGTGGTTGACGGACACCCGGGCGTCCTACGACGCCGACGCCGCCGACTACGCGGACGAGGTACGGAACCTGCTGGCCGAACTGCCGGCCGAGCAGGACGTCATGGCGCTGTTCGCCGAACGGGTGCGGGCGTACGGCGGCGGGCTCGTCGCGGACGTGGGATGCGGGCCCGGGAGGATCACCGCCCACCTGCGCGACCTCGGTGTGGACGCCTTCGGCATCGACCTGTCGCCCCGGATGATCGAGATCGCGCGGCGTGAGCATCCGGGTGTGCGGTTCGAGGTCGGGTCGATGACTCGACTCGGTCTCGCGGACGGTTCGCTGGCAGCCCTGATCGCCTGGTACTCGATCATCCACGTCCCCGACGACGCTATCGGCGCGGTCCTGGCCGGCTTCCGCCGGGTGCTGCGGCCAGGCGGTCTGCTGCTGCTGGGTTTTCATGTCGGCGACTCCTCGCCGCCCGAGCCGCGGGAGGACGGCGAGAGCTGGCCGGAGTCGTACGTCCGCCGCCGCCACCCGAGCCAAGTGGCCGCCTGGCTCGACGAGTCAGGCTTCACCGTCGAGACCCACCCCACGCTCACGTCGGCCGCCGACAGGCTCGGCGGAGTGCTGCTGGCACGCCGCCAGGTGTATTGA